A single Chloroflexi bacterium ADurb.Bin180 DNA region contains:
- a CDS encoding Replication initiation and membrane attachment — protein sequence MSFSGFPGGRLAQTPLPNLLFSELIPQIDDLGELKTTLHILWLLSRKRGEPRFVTLQELQGDSTLARSLSGLAATPAEAIEASLKKAVGRGTLLHLLSESGLDHIYLLNSPQGRRTAEKAELGELQLASSTLHIEPAVPSERPNIFVLYEQNIGLLQPMIAQELEEAERTYSPEWIEDAFRIAIENNVRNWKYIRRILERWAAEGRDDGTTTQSRSRGGDKSRDRTWYTEEEARKFIQR from the coding sequence ATGAGCTTTTCTGGTTTTCCCGGCGGCAGACTGGCCCAGACGCCCCTGCCCAACCTGCTGTTCAGCGAGCTGATTCCCCAGATAGATGACCTCGGAGAGCTCAAGACAACACTGCACATCTTGTGGTTGCTGTCTCGGAAGCGCGGCGAGCCGCGCTTTGTCACCCTGCAGGAGCTGCAGGGCGACAGCACCCTGGCCCGCAGCCTGAGCGGTCTGGCCGCTACACCGGCAGAGGCCATTGAGGCCAGCCTGAAAAAAGCCGTTGGCAGGGGCACCCTGCTCCATCTGCTGAGCGAAAGCGGTCTGGACCACATCTACCTGCTGAACAGTCCTCAGGGACGCCGCACCGCCGAAAAGGCCGAGTTGGGCGAACTGCAGCTCGCCAGCAGTACACTGCACATCGAGCCGGCCGTGCCGTCTGAGCGGCCCAACATCTTTGTGCTCTATGAGCAGAATATCGGTCTGCTGCAACCGATGATCGCCCAGGAACTGGAAGAAGCCGAGCGCACCTACTCGCCAGAGTGGATCGAAGACGCGTTTCGCATCGCCATCGAGAACAATGTCCGTAACTGGAAATACATCCGGCGCATTCTAGAGCGCTGGGCAGCCGAAGGCCGCGACGACGGGACGACCACTCAGTCTCGCTCCCGCGGGGGGGACAAATCGCGTGACAGAACCTGGTACACCGAAGAAGAAGCCCGCAAGTTCATCCAGCGCTGA